In a genomic window of Venatoribacter cucullus:
- a CDS encoding metalloregulator ArsR/SmtB family transcription factor, which yields MNAKQPSVTAAMPAPALGIAELAQASKAAGDPLRLHILQLLGQGAFGVLELCQVFDIKQSSLSHHLKVLAQAGLVSTQREGNSIFYRRPLLTADDDRSRWLKALFQAIDAAQAETDIAPAVAQVLSSRAEACAEFFARHAHEFKEQQDLIASHDQYGDALTALLTSLSGKAKRLSGSGEALEIGPGEGAFLPVLAKHFAGVTALDISPDMLQKSAARVAQEQLNNVQCVAGDTASLLPHQAGRYEFAAANMVLHHVPAPKTIFTDAAQLLAPGGTLLITDLCHHDQVWARESCGDLWLGFEPADLSAWAQEAGLVEGQSQYSGLRNGFQIQFRLFHRPPVH from the coding sequence CCGGCGCTGGGTATTGCCGAACTTGCCCAGGCCAGCAAAGCCGCTGGTGATCCGTTGCGCCTGCACATTCTGCAGCTGCTGGGGCAAGGTGCGTTCGGGGTGCTGGAGCTGTGCCAGGTGTTCGACATTAAGCAATCGAGCCTGAGCCATCATCTGAAGGTGCTGGCCCAGGCCGGGCTGGTGAGCACGCAGCGCGAAGGCAACAGCATTTTTTACCGCCGCCCGCTGCTCACCGCCGATGACGACCGCAGCCGTTGGCTGAAGGCGCTGTTTCAGGCCATTGATGCGGCTCAGGCTGAAACCGATATCGCGCCGGCGGTGGCGCAGGTGTTAAGCAGCCGCGCCGAAGCCTGCGCCGAATTTTTTGCCCGCCACGCGCACGAGTTTAAAGAACAGCAGGATTTAATTGCCTCGCACGACCAATACGGCGATGCCTTAACCGCTCTGCTGACCTCCCTGAGTGGTAAAGCCAAACGCTTAAGCGGCAGTGGCGAAGCGCTGGAAATCGGCCCCGGCGAAGGGGCGTTTTTACCGGTGCTGGCAAAACATTTTGCCGGCGTAACCGCGCTGGATATTTCCCCGGACATGCTGCAGAAAAGTGCTGCCCGGGTGGCGCAGGAACAATTAAATAATGTGCAGTGTGTGGCCGGCGATACCGCCAGCCTGCTGCCGCATCAGGCCGGCCGTTATGAATTTGCCGCCGCCAATATGGTGCTGCACCACGTACCGGCACCGAAAACCATTTTCACCGACGCGGCGCAATTACTGGCACCCGGCGGTACGCTGCTGATTACCGATTTATGTCACCACGATCAGGTGTGGGCGCGGGAATCCTGCGGTGATTTATGGCTGGGTTTTGAGCCGGCCGATTTATCGGCCTGGGCACAGGAAGCCGGCTTAGTGGAAGGCCAGAGCCAATACTCCGGTTTGCGTAACGGCTTTCAGATTCAGTTTCGTTTATTTCATCGTCCGCCGGTTCATTAA